The Acidobacteriota bacterium genome has a segment encoding these proteins:
- a CDS encoding roadblock/LC7 domain-containing protein: MAHSPFILQEQEFQKLKTVLARLCVECVARVVFLVDRDGQTIAFNGEIGDMDTTSFASLAAGNVAATNSMAKLIGEDGFPAVFHEGERESIFISVIGRSLLVVVFDERSTLGLVKLRTKRASYEVAAILEEASKQSQAFAANSASAFADITDEDIDSLFS, from the coding sequence ATGGCCCATTCGCCCTTTATCCTGCAGGAACAAGAGTTTCAGAAATTGAAGACCGTGCTCGCACGCTTGTGCGTTGAGTGCGTCGCCCGGGTCGTTTTCCTTGTTGACCGCGACGGGCAGACGATCGCTTTCAACGGCGAGATCGGCGATATGGATACGACAAGCTTTGCTTCGCTTGCGGCCGGCAACGTTGCCGCGACCAACAGCATGGCAAAGCTTATCGGTGAGGACGGCTTCCCGGCAGTATTCCACGAAGGCGAACGCGAGAGCATCTTTATCAGCGTCATCGGCCGCAGCCTTTTGGTCGTCGTGTTTGATGAACGTTCGACCCTCGGCCTTGTAAAGCTCCGAACCAAGCGTGCCAGCTACGAAGTTGCGGCAATTCTCGAAGAAGCCTCAAAGCAATCGCAGGCATTTGCCGCAAATAGTGCGTCGGCATTCGCCGACATCACGGATGAGGATATTGACAGCCTTTTTAGCTAG
- a CDS encoding GTPase domain-containing protein codes for MTFINYASREINCKIVYYGPGLCGKTTNLQYIYDATAPQAKGKLISLATETDRTLFFDFMPLELGTVRGFKTRFHLYTVPGQVYYDASRKLILKGVDGVVFVADSQEERMDANVESLYNLEENLQTQGYDLMQLPYVLQLNKRDLPGAVPVEDLTYELQKKGEPVYEAVATTGTGVFDTLKAVAKQVLTELRKT; via the coding sequence ATGACCTTTATCAACTACGCATCGCGGGAAATCAATTGCAAGATCGTTTATTACGGGCCCGGCCTTTGCGGTAAAACGACGAATCTTCAGTATATCTACGACGCTACGGCCCCTCAGGCGAAAGGCAAACTCATTAGCCTTGCCACCGAGACGGACCGCACGCTCTTTTTTGACTTTATGCCGCTTGAGCTCGGGACCGTTCGCGGCTTCAAGACGCGTTTTCACCTCTATACCGTTCCGGGCCAGGTCTATTACGACGCCTCGCGAAAGCTGATCCTGAAGGGCGTTGACGGCGTCGTTTTTGTCGCTGATAGCCAGGAAGAACGGATGGATGCGAACGTCGAATCGCTATATAACCTGGAGGAAAACCTGCAAACACAGGGTTATGACCTGATGCAGTTGCCCTACGTTCTGCAATTGAACAAGCGCGACCTTCCGGGAGCGGTTCCGGTCGAGGACCTGACCTACGAGCTCCAGAAAAAGGGTGAACCCGTATATGAAGCAGTGGCAACCACCGGAACCGGCGTCTTTGATACGCTGAAAGCCGTTGCAAAACAAGTACTTACGGAGCTTCGAAAGACCTAA